One genomic region from Thalassotalea sp. PS06 encodes:
- a CDS encoding Y-family DNA polymerase, translating to MLWLYLHFPSLQLDSLYQADEQLPIAIVHGRNSEVLQLNQSAESAGIKQGMGLGSAAALCHNLQVLAYDEKQEKTKLTYIAQWLYMVTADISLFPPNGLLLRVSHMLSLYQGLENYWQLLQQHLQKLALNYQFSSGYSPYAARLLAIGGCNQVTDDKQTLNRLLSPLPLQVSELSNKMINHLNRVGVQSIGDLLRLPLTDIAKRFDIELVTYMGRLQGQLKHPVEFYHPSERFKHYLELMFEISNLEYLQKPLLKVFHLLEQFLRFRDKRCSQLNIELHLRDTDSVHFQVHSAEGAYQAKQWLGLSQLTLESIKVTAPVIAISVEARQVRGNDFQMMDMFSKHCGAISANELVSRLQAKLGKQNVHGIRVVDDHRPEIANASCPPLQKVSKAATPDAAHTSLRPSFILPRPMPVKEKINIQHGPERIVAGWWDKQPVVRDYFIARNPTGQWLWVYRTPAQKWFVHGLFS from the coding sequence ATGCTGTGGTTATATCTACACTTCCCTTCCCTACAGCTGGATAGCCTATATCAGGCCGATGAGCAATTACCCATCGCTATTGTTCATGGCCGTAACAGCGAAGTATTGCAACTCAATCAAAGTGCCGAAAGTGCTGGGATAAAACAGGGCATGGGCCTGGGCTCTGCGGCAGCGTTGTGCCATAACCTGCAGGTATTGGCATACGATGAAAAACAGGAAAAAACCAAACTTACTTATATTGCCCAATGGCTATATATGGTGACTGCCGATATCAGCTTATTTCCGCCTAACGGCCTGTTGCTACGGGTCAGTCATATGCTGAGCCTGTATCAGGGGCTGGAAAACTACTGGCAGCTGCTGCAACAGCATTTACAGAAACTGGCTCTGAATTATCAGTTTTCCTCGGGCTATTCTCCCTACGCTGCCAGGTTACTGGCCATCGGTGGCTGTAATCAGGTTACCGATGACAAGCAAACGCTAAATCGTTTGTTGAGTCCTTTACCATTACAGGTTAGCGAGCTATCCAACAAAATGATTAACCATCTTAACCGGGTTGGTGTGCAATCGATTGGCGATCTTTTACGTTTACCACTTACCGATATTGCCAAGCGCTTTGATATCGAGCTGGTCACTTACATGGGTCGCCTGCAGGGACAGCTAAAACATCCCGTAGAGTTTTACCATCCGTCGGAGCGATTTAAACACTATCTTGAGCTCATGTTTGAAATATCGAATCTCGAGTACTTACAAAAACCTTTGCTTAAAGTTTTCCATTTGCTCGAACAGTTTTTACGATTTCGCGATAAGCGCTGTAGTCAGCTCAATATCGAACTACATCTTCGCGATACCGACAGCGTGCATTTCCAGGTGCATAGCGCTGAAGGTGCTTATCAGGCAAAACAATGGCTTGGGTTAAGTCAGTTAACCCTGGAATCCATTAAGGTCACGGCTCCTGTTATTGCCATTAGTGTCGAAGCCCGACAGGTCCGTGGTAATGATTTTCAAATGATGGATATGTTTAGCAAGCACTGCGGCGCTATCTCTGCCAACGAGCTGGTATCACGTTTACAGGCCAAACTTGGCAAACAAAACGTGCATGGCATTCGGGTGGTTGATGATCACCGCCCGGAAATAGCTAACGCTAGCTGCCCACCTTTGCAGAAAGTGTCAAAAGCGGCAACCCCTGATGCTGCCCATACTTCATTGCGACCTAGCTTTATCTTACCAAGGCCAATGCCAGTGAAAGAAAAGATAAACATTCAACATGGTCCCGAGCGAATTGTTGCTGGTTGGTGGGATAAGCAACCTGTGGTCCGGGATTACTTTATTGCCAGAAACCCTACAGGTCAATGGTTGTGGGTGTATCGTACACCAGCCCAGAAATGGTTCGTCCATGGCTTGTTTAGCTAA
- the imuA gene encoding translesion DNA synthesis-associated protein ImuA — protein sequence MNKLIKDLQHRHLVWHGGIKTPEPNLESSGYLELDQHLNGGLIKAGAIEILTETSIGELRLLLPTLTADPERLLIFINPPGNVSATMLASQGIDLQQVIVINPDKEKDALWSAEECLKSGTCGSVLIWLDQAIEIHQVKRLQLAAEKGASRVFMLRQKRYETLSLPLDLSMSLTASPSGIDAQINKRKRGWPSKAFHIDMQHHWPTLTLGKIPDNLVYFPTTKVS from the coding sequence ATGAATAAGTTAATTAAAGATCTCCAGCATCGTCATTTAGTGTGGCACGGCGGCATCAAAACACCAGAACCAAACCTGGAATCTTCAGGTTATTTAGAGCTTGATCAACACCTTAACGGAGGGTTAATCAAAGCTGGCGCTATTGAAATATTAACCGAAACCAGTATCGGCGAGCTACGACTATTATTACCAACCCTAACCGCGGATCCAGAGAGGTTACTGATCTTCATTAACCCACCAGGAAACGTCAGTGCCACTATGCTGGCTTCTCAAGGTATCGATTTACAGCAGGTCATTGTTATCAATCCTGATAAGGAAAAAGATGCCCTGTGGTCAGCAGAAGAGTGTCTGAAAAGCGGCACCTGTGGTTCGGTACTTATCTGGTTAGATCAGGCCATTGAAATTCATCAGGTCAAACGCCTGCAGCTAGCTGCCGAAAAAGGCGCGAGCCGAGTATTTATGCTCAGACAAAAACGTTATGAAACCCTGTCGCTTCCTCTGGATTTAAGCATGTCTTTAACGGCTAGTCCGTCAGGTATCGATGCACAAATTAATAAACGTAAACGAGGCTGGCCATCAAAAGCTTTTCATATTGATATGCAGCATCACTGGCCGACATTAACCCTAGGGAAAATCCCCGATAACCTGGTGTATTTCCCTACTACCAAAGTCAGTTAA
- a CDS encoding SOS response-associated peptidase family protein has protein sequence MCGRLNISDDPFVMELINWLGVENPREKVNWGRFKRATDPISIIREEQGQRVINDATWWLLLDKTDTGFKPSRYTSFNTRYDKLDVPRSAGYVPFRQSRCIIPAKGFGETEFQNKKPVHYYDLEALDGEAIAFGGLYRQWVHPNTGEVRLSCSVITLPPHDRLRHIHSKAMPLILPRHEGLLTAWLDPNYQQVENFQFLLNPHLPQDLNAYPIDKPSLHQAIGQSERIQADQQRA, from the coding sequence ATGTGTGGACGATTAAATATCAGTGATGATCCTTTTGTAATGGAGTTGATCAACTGGTTAGGTGTTGAAAACCCGAGAGAAAAAGTTAATTGGGGGCGCTTTAAGCGAGCCACGGATCCAATTTCAATTATTCGTGAGGAGCAGGGACAAAGAGTTATCAATGATGCTACCTGGTGGTTGTTACTAGATAAAACCGATACCGGGTTTAAGCCATCTCGATATACCAGCTTTAATACTCGTTACGATAAGCTTGATGTGCCGCGAAGTGCCGGATACGTGCCTTTTCGCCAGAGTCGCTGCATTATTCCGGCAAAAGGTTTTGGGGAGACTGAGTTTCAGAATAAAAAGCCGGTTCATTATTACGATTTGGAAGCCCTTGATGGTGAAGCCATTGCGTTTGGGGGCCTGTATCGGCAATGGGTACATCCGAATACCGGTGAAGTTCGCTTATCCTGCTCGGTAATAACCTTGCCACCCCACGATAGACTACGCCACATCCACTCTAAAGCTATGCCTTTAATTCTCCCCAGGCATGAAGGCTTATTAACCGCCTGGCTTGATCCGAATTACCAGCAGGTGGAAAATTTCCAGTTTTTGCTAAATCCGCACCTGCCTCAGGATCTTAACGCTTATCCTATCGATAAACCGAGCCTGCATCAGGCGATTGGTCAGTCTGAGCGAATTCAAGCTGACCAGCAAAGAGCGTAG
- a CDS encoding DUF2189 domain-containing protein, translating to MPVDHTAGSKTEKDADKKAESEFSDALKDRPDDYFVQRKFAKAIDCHKIDQSAPFHWLALAVQDFIKAPLISLVYGLIFSLIPAALIVLVLATDTHLVILPASVAFALIGPVFATGLYDVAWELEKGHKPTFRHSLKSMFRNPVGEWGFAILLMLMMLAWMRIAALIHALYPTTLNPGLEEMMGFLTLGTLAGAALLAVVFTFSVFTPQIMMERRVDIFTAVATSYNAVMENLAAMVVWAAIIIISVLIGFATSAVGFIIIMPLLSYASWHAYIATIKTIRPRKYE from the coding sequence ATGCCAGTAGATCATACCGCCGGTTCGAAAACCGAAAAAGACGCAGATAAAAAAGCGGAATCGGAATTCAGTGATGCACTTAAAGACAGGCCGGATGATTATTTTGTACAACGTAAGTTTGCCAAAGCTATCGACTGTCACAAGATTGATCAATCTGCGCCGTTTCACTGGTTAGCTCTGGCGGTGCAGGATTTTATCAAAGCACCGCTAATATCTTTAGTGTATGGGCTGATATTCAGCCTGATCCCTGCTGCGTTAATAGTTCTGGTGTTAGCTACCGATACCCATTTGGTGATATTACCGGCTTCTGTTGCCTTTGCCCTAATCGGTCCGGTATTTGCTACCGGCTTATATGATGTCGCATGGGAGTTGGAAAAAGGTCACAAACCCACCTTTAGGCACAGTCTTAAATCTATGTTCCGAAATCCAGTCGGCGAGTGGGGGTTTGCCATTCTATTAATGCTGATGATGCTTGCCTGGATGCGTATCGCTGCATTGATTCATGCATTGTATCCCACCACATTGAATCCTGGTTTAGAAGAAATGATGGGATTCCTGACACTAGGCACCCTCGCAGGTGCTGCATTATTGGCGGTAGTCTTTACTTTCTCGGTATTTACGCCACAAATTATGATGGAGCGTCGGGTCGATATTTTTACTGCCGTTGCCACGTCCTATAATGCGGTGATGGAAAACCTTGCCGCCATGGTGGTTTGGGCGGCGATTATTATTATTTCGGTGTTAATTGGCTTTGCCACTTCCGCGGTGGGTTTTATTATTATTATGCCGTTATTAAGCTATGCGAGCTGGCATGCATATATCGCGACCATAAAAACAATTCGTCCAAGAAAATATGAGTAA
- a CDS encoding EF-hand domain-containing protein: MQITEWVDELFEIFDENKDGAISRSEFVELIHCLLQEKGLRMCESIFKKFDANHDNSISKEELTEMIIDLAL, encoded by the coding sequence ATGCAAATTACCGAATGGGTCGATGAACTATTTGAAATTTTTGACGAAAATAAAGACGGTGCGATCAGTCGTAGTGAATTTGTCGAATTAATCCATTGCTTGTTGCAGGAAAAAGGCCTGCGCATGTGCGAAAGCATTTTCAAAAAATTTGATGCCAATCATGACAATAGCATTTCCAAAGAAGAATTAACGGAAATGATTATTGATTTAGCACTGTAA
- a CDS encoding cation:dicarboxylate symporter family transporter yields the protein MSQANKIILAMIAGLVIGFASGYTNDVINYIGQGFVMLLQMTALPYIAVSLVFGIGSMSRQQAKRLAKYGAVSFIILLFVVVGIILLAPIAFPDWSSAAFYSASIIREKETYNPLEYFLPANPFYSMANGVVPAVVVFSVFIGIGFIGIHNKRRSLYVFKDIRQALTRVTNTVMKMAPYGVLAIAWNASATLAEDEMDGLLVYFVTAASMTLLLTFVILPLIVAIFTPLTISQVFLACRSALITGFATGSIFVVIPVIAEDVKKQLVVHSHNHNSSTRLPSIIAPISYSLPMGGKLLVLLFILFAAWFNGEEIAIYDYPKLVLNGVLQLFGSQMIAVPNILERFAISASMFELYVVAEQLLVSRLAALLSVMFMTVLCMLIPMVIMHKVKFYTRPFIIFMISVPLCTSLILASLSFTFNSISHQYEGYQKFIDRDLLLPAAKARVLKEPAPDETPEIDAIENTMERINVRGILRMGYYADALPYAFHNKDGELVGLDIEIGHLLAQELEVDVEFVRIKRRNIEEYLNRGYLDIVASVPVTPGNLINHNLTNPHIQETLALLVKDKERSKYADWQRIVDDPSIVLGMPETHFYEKTVKKNMPNNVVHELSSPRQFFISDELGIDAMIYGAAGASAWTLLYPDYTVVIPEPRLPEIGMAFPVQKQDYEFEQFMNNWIAMKESGKTIDALFTFWIEGKRPIGFVR from the coding sequence ATGTCCCAAGCTAATAAAATCATCTTAGCTATGATTGCTGGCCTCGTCATTGGCTTTGCCTCTGGCTATACCAATGATGTCATCAATTATATCGGCCAGGGCTTCGTTATGCTATTACAAATGACGGCTCTGCCCTATATTGCCGTGTCATTGGTTTTCGGCATTGGTTCGATGAGCCGTCAACAGGCCAAACGCCTGGCTAAATACGGCGCTGTTTCCTTTATTATCCTGTTATTTGTAGTTGTCGGGATTATTTTACTTGCCCCCATAGCTTTCCCCGACTGGAGCTCAGCCGCATTTTATTCAGCAAGTATTATTCGCGAGAAAGAAACTTATAATCCACTTGAGTACTTTTTACCTGCAAATCCTTTTTACTCTATGGCCAATGGTGTCGTACCAGCTGTCGTAGTATTCAGCGTGTTTATCGGTATTGGCTTTATTGGTATTCACAATAAGCGTCGCAGCTTATACGTCTTTAAAGACATTCGTCAGGCTTTAACCCGGGTTACTAACACGGTAATGAAAATGGCACCTTATGGGGTGTTAGCCATCGCCTGGAACGCCAGCGCTACTCTGGCGGAAGATGAAATGGATGGCTTGCTGGTGTATTTCGTCACCGCAGCTTCAATGACGCTATTGTTAACCTTTGTGATCCTGCCTTTGATAGTAGCGATATTTACCCCTTTAACCATTAGCCAGGTGTTTCTTGCCTGCCGTTCAGCACTGATAACAGGCTTTGCCACCGGTAGTATATTCGTGGTGATCCCTGTCATTGCCGAAGATGTGAAAAAGCAATTGGTTGTGCATTCTCACAACCATAATTCCAGCACCCGGTTACCTTCAATCATTGCGCCGATTTCCTACAGCCTGCCCATGGGTGGTAAGTTGCTAGTGCTGCTTTTCATTCTTTTTGCAGCCTGGTTCAATGGTGAAGAAATCGCTATATACGATTATCCCAAATTAGTCCTAAATGGGGTTTTGCAACTATTCGGTTCGCAAATGATTGCAGTCCCTAATATCCTCGAACGATTCGCTATTTCCGCATCAATGTTTGAACTTTACGTCGTCGCAGAACAACTATTGGTTAGTCGGTTAGCGGCGCTATTATCGGTAATGTTTATGACCGTACTTTGTATGCTGATACCTATGGTAATCATGCACAAAGTTAAATTTTATACACGGCCATTTATTATCTTCATGATTTCAGTGCCGCTTTGTACATCATTGATTCTGGCGTCCCTTTCATTCACTTTTAATTCCATTAGTCATCAATATGAAGGCTATCAAAAATTCATCGACCGAGATCTGTTGCTCCCTGCCGCCAAGGCCCGGGTATTGAAAGAGCCAGCACCTGATGAAACTCCGGAAATTGATGCCATTGAAAATACCATGGAAAGAATCAATGTCAGGGGGATCTTACGTATGGGTTATTATGCCGATGCCCTGCCATATGCATTCCACAATAAAGACGGGGAATTGGTCGGTTTGGACATTGAAATCGGGCATTTATTAGCACAGGAACTGGAAGTTGATGTTGAATTTGTGCGTATTAAACGAAGAAATATCGAAGAATATCTGAATCGTGGTTACCTGGATATTGTTGCCTCAGTGCCGGTAACACCAGGTAACCTGATTAACCACAACCTTACCAACCCCCATATTCAGGAAACCCTGGCATTGTTAGTTAAAGATAAGGAGCGCAGCAAATATGCCGACTGGCAACGAATTGTCGATGATCCGAGTATTGTCCTGGGTATGCCAGAAACTCATTTTTACGAAAAAACCGTGAAAAAAAATATGCCAAATAATGTAGTACACGAATTATCGTCGCCGCGGCAATTTTTCATCAGTGACGAGTTAGGTATCGATGCAATGATATACGGCGCTGCTGGGGCTTCGGCGTGGACCTTATTGTATCCCGATTACACCGTCGTCATCCCTGAACCCAGATTGCCAGAAATAGGAATGGCTTTCCCGGTACAAAAACAGGACTACGAGTTTGAGCAATTTATGAACAACTGGATAGCAATGAAGGAAAGCGGCAAAACTATTGACGCCCTATTTACCTTCTGGATTGAAGGTAAACGCCCTATTGGCTTTGTGCGATAA
- a CDS encoding diguanylate cyclase: protein MKKLSVKIKEQYKPILFVALISLFGYALNFYPIPLFNNIELVLGNVAFVIVAMRFGMLYSLLCALIVCISLTESTGHPFGFFLFGLEAVFIAWLRRRGWYILYADLLFWFVLGMPITAFLLFYQIDMPQQLWFLTTIKQAFNGLVYACLAGLIVYFFPALFDITYQQQPRTVRTLQNQLVYASSLVISFSIITISIFVSHKVIKSQHDIIQQNIIERKHYFVHTTNNYLHTYRSAIENLAMMLNSHSALLHNDAGEREPLKIIERFHSKYPDFLGIAVVSDSKKFIYSSPGSLLTKLENEQGSVEVNGDEFFIGAQVTSSSYISKVFNSKYLGAKPIIAISQRLELPTAEVTQTGYQPVLAGALDSNKFSKLVSANLMNKMSYIITDRVGNVVFASQELDIEPLKPFQFAAERDYAFAQTKLVRFRTEQGDSAEYFLSQGHLKNGWQAYVLVDSSSVVKQVEREYILVFALLILAFLIAVSLAQRIGTELTQPMVFILKQLKKFDRSNKLEFAPLFKGAPQEVILLYDELQRNKTEIFEYQTELENKVAERTDELEKANEKLTQLAQKDGLTGVFNRRYFDEHFGLHRKLSYRNQGNMAVVIIDLDHFKQVNDKHGHLSGDECLRVVSEIMCEEFSRETDLIARFGGEEFVLMVTQITEQNLSYKLERLRRTIAATVIYNESNQPFHVTASIGALLAPATFSDDAQDWIKLADHKLYQAKREGRNQVIIEILDEKQAETDAEALATEVSE from the coding sequence ATGAAAAAGCTTAGTGTTAAAATTAAAGAGCAGTATAAGCCAATTCTGTTCGTAGCCCTGATTTCGTTATTCGGCTACGCTCTGAACTTTTACCCGATCCCTTTGTTTAATAATATCGAGCTGGTACTGGGGAATGTCGCCTTCGTTATTGTTGCCATGCGCTTTGGTATGCTTTATTCGCTACTGTGTGCATTGATCGTCTGTATCTCTCTGACTGAATCCACCGGACACCCTTTCGGCTTTTTCCTGTTTGGTTTAGAAGCGGTATTCATCGCCTGGTTGCGGCGTCGCGGCTGGTATATTTTATATGCAGACCTACTGTTCTGGTTTGTTCTGGGAATGCCAATTACCGCATTCTTGCTGTTCTACCAAATCGATATGCCACAACAGCTCTGGTTTTTAACGACGATCAAGCAGGCATTTAATGGATTGGTATATGCGTGTCTGGCTGGCCTAATTGTTTATTTTTTTCCAGCGCTTTTCGATATTACTTATCAGCAGCAGCCAAGGACGGTGCGTACCCTGCAGAATCAACTGGTATATGCATCATCCCTGGTTATCAGTTTCTCCATTATTACTATCTCGATTTTTGTCAGCCACAAAGTTATAAAATCGCAACACGATATCATTCAACAAAACATTATTGAGCGAAAACATTACTTTGTGCATACCACCAATAATTATCTGCACACCTATCGCTCGGCAATCGAAAATCTGGCGATGATGCTTAATAGTCATTCAGCGCTGTTACATAACGACGCAGGGGAGAGGGAGCCACTTAAAATCATCGAAAGATTTCATAGCAAGTATCCCGATTTTCTTGGCATCGCCGTAGTGTCTGATAGCAAGAAGTTCATTTATAGTAGCCCTGGCAGTTTGTTGACGAAATTAGAAAATGAACAGGGCAGTGTTGAAGTTAATGGTGATGAATTCTTTATCGGTGCGCAGGTAACTTCCAGTAGCTATATTTCCAAGGTTTTTAATTCCAAATACCTGGGAGCCAAGCCGATAATTGCGATTAGCCAAAGGCTCGAGTTGCCAACGGCTGAAGTGACACAAACAGGTTATCAGCCGGTGTTAGCAGGAGCTTTGGATAGCAATAAATTTTCCAAATTGGTGAGCGCCAATTTGATGAATAAGATGTCTTATATCATCACCGATCGCGTCGGTAATGTTGTCTTTGCATCGCAAGAGCTTGACATCGAACCGCTTAAACCGTTTCAGTTTGCTGCCGAACGTGATTATGCCTTTGCTCAGACTAAGTTGGTGCGCTTTAGAACCGAACAGGGCGACTCCGCAGAGTATTTTCTCTCCCAGGGACATCTCAAGAACGGTTGGCAAGCATACGTGTTAGTCGATTCCAGCTCTGTCGTTAAGCAGGTTGAACGGGAATATATTCTGGTTTTTGCGTTATTGATCCTGGCATTTTTAATTGCCGTTTCCCTGGCTCAAAGGATTGGCACCGAATTAACCCAGCCTATGGTATTTATTCTCAAACAGCTGAAGAAATTCGACCGCAGTAATAAGCTCGAATTTGCGCCATTGTTTAAAGGTGCACCGCAGGAAGTTATCTTGCTTTATGATGAGCTACAGCGAAATAAGACCGAGATTTTTGAGTACCAGACCGAGCTGGAAAATAAAGTTGCAGAGCGCACGGATGAATTGGAAAAAGCCAATGAAAAGCTTACTCAATTAGCCCAGAAAGATGGCCTGACAGGTGTCTTTAATCGTCGCTATTTTGACGAGCATTTTGGCTTGCACCGTAAGCTTTCCTATCGTAATCAGGGCAATATGGCCGTGGTGATAATCGATTTAGATCACTTTAAACAGGTTAATGATAAACATGGACATTTATCTGGTGATGAGTGCTTACGAGTGGTCTCGGAAATCATGTGCGAGGAGTTTAGTCGGGAAACGGATCTTATCGCCCGTTTTGGTGGTGAAGAGTTCGTGTTGATGGTTACCCAGATAACCGAACAGAATCTGTCCTATAAACTTGAGCGCTTACGGCGCACAATTGCCGCCACGGTGATATACAACGAAAGTAATCAGCCTTTCCATGTGACTGCCAGTATTGGCGCATTATTGGCGCCGGCGACGTTCAGTGACGATGCTCAGGACTGGATAAAGCTTGCGGATCACAAGCTTTACCAGGCCAAACGCGAAGGACGAAATCAGGTAATTATCGAAATCCTTGATGAAAAGCAGGCAGAAACTGACGCAGAGGCGCTTGCAACGGAAGTGAGTGAGTAA